A portion of the Pectobacterium brasiliense genome contains these proteins:
- a CDS encoding luciferase-like monooxygenase, which translates to MSMSSQPTVFSVLDLAPIPQGATACDAFHRSLDLAQHTEKWGYHRYWLAEHHSMTGIASAATSVLLGYLASGTQRIRLGSGGVMLPNHSPLVIAEQFGTLESLYPGRIDLGLGRAPGTDQRTMMALRRHLNADIEDFPRDVQELQRYFADALPGQPVQAVPGQGLHVPIWLLGSSLYSAQLAARLGLPFAFAAHFAPDMLLEAFRLYREHFIPSATHAKPYAMVCVNVVAADSDRDARFLFTSMQQQFINLRRGTPGPLPTPVENIDTVGSPAEQFGAEQALRLSIVGDSTKVRHGLQSLLRETQADEVMINGQIFDHQARLRSFEIAMDVRQTL; encoded by the coding sequence ATGTCTATGTCTTCTCAACCCACCGTGTTTTCCGTCCTCGATCTTGCGCCGATTCCGCAAGGTGCGACAGCGTGCGACGCCTTCCATCGCTCGCTGGATCTGGCGCAGCATACAGAAAAATGGGGCTATCACCGCTATTGGCTGGCGGAACACCACAGCATGACCGGTATCGCCAGTGCGGCGACTTCCGTGCTTCTCGGTTATCTTGCTTCGGGAACACAGCGCATTCGTCTCGGCTCCGGCGGCGTAATGCTACCGAACCACTCGCCGCTCGTCATCGCCGAGCAGTTCGGTACGCTGGAATCGCTGTATCCCGGCCGTATCGATTTGGGATTAGGTCGCGCGCCCGGTACCGATCAGCGCACCATGATGGCGCTGCGCCGTCACCTTAATGCCGATATCGAAGATTTCCCACGCGATGTGCAGGAACTACAACGCTATTTCGCCGATGCACTGCCGGGTCAGCCGGTACAAGCAGTCCCGGGACAAGGCCTACACGTTCCGATCTGGCTATTGGGTTCGAGCTTGTATAGCGCACAGCTGGCCGCGAGACTGGGGCTACCTTTTGCCTTCGCCGCCCATTTCGCGCCCGATATGTTGCTGGAAGCATTCCGTCTCTATCGCGAACACTTCATACCTTCAGCCACCCACGCCAAACCTTATGCGATGGTTTGCGTCAATGTGGTGGCGGCCGATAGCGATCGGGATGCGCGTTTCCTCTTCACCTCAATGCAGCAGCAGTTCATCAATCTGCGCCGTGGTACACCGGGCCCGCTGCCCACGCCGGTAGAAAACATCGACACAGTCGGATCGCCTGCCGAGCAGTTTGGTGCGGAGCAAGCACTGCGGCTGTCGATTGTTGGCGATAGCACGAAAGTCCGTCATGGATTGCAGAGTCTTTTGCGTGAAACACAGGCGGATGAAGTGATGATCAATGGGCAAATCTTTGATCATCAGGCGCGACTGCGATCGTTTGAAATCGCAATGGATGTACGGCAGACGCTGTAA
- a CDS encoding DEAD/DEAH family ATP-dependent RNA helicase, whose amino-acid sequence MTDLVTSFADLGLNTSILNALTDLGYEKPSPIQAECIPHLLNGRDVLGMAQTGSGKTAAFSLPLLNNLKPELKAPQILVLAPTRELAVQVAEACNDFSKHMHGVNVVALYGGQRYDVQLRALRGGAQIVVGTPGRLLDHLKRGTLDLSNLSGLVLDEADEMLRMGFIEDVENIMAQIPAEHQTALFSATMPEAIRRITRRFMKDPQEVRIQSSITTRPDISQSYWTVQGMRKNDALVRFLEAEDFDAAIIFVRTKNATLEVAEALERSGYNSAALNGDMNQALREQTLERLKDGRLDILIATDVAARGLDVERISLVVNYDIPMDAESYVHRIGRTGRAGRAGRALLFVENRERRLLRNVERTMKLTIPEVELPNAELLGQRRLAKFAAKVQQQLESSDLDMYRALLAKLQPQEELDVETLAAALLKMAQGERPLILPPDPVFRPRREFRDRDESRSDSRGDRRRDPRDSRDSRDGDRPQRRERRDAGEMELYRIEVGRDDGVEVRHIVGAIANEGDISSRYIGNIKLFASHSTIELPKGMPGDLLSHFTRTRILNKPMNMQLMGDAVAQPERRGGGRPGGERRDGAAPRRSFGGGERREGNSGERRERSFNRDAAPRAPRRRPADA is encoded by the coding sequence ATGACTGATTTAGTAACTTCTTTTGCCGATTTGGGGCTGAACACCTCCATCCTTAATGCCCTGACTGATTTGGGCTATGAAAAACCGTCTCCGATTCAGGCGGAATGTATTCCTCACCTGCTGAACGGTCGAGACGTGCTGGGTATGGCACAGACCGGTAGCGGTAAAACAGCAGCGTTCTCTCTGCCATTACTGAACAATCTGAAACCTGAACTTAAAGCACCACAGATTCTGGTGCTGGCACCGACCCGCGAGCTGGCGGTGCAGGTAGCAGAGGCCTGCAATGATTTCTCCAAACATATGCACGGCGTGAACGTCGTCGCACTGTACGGCGGCCAACGCTATGACGTGCAACTGCGCGCTTTGCGTGGTGGTGCACAGATCGTCGTGGGTACGCCGGGCCGTCTGCTGGATCACCTGAAACGTGGTACGCTGGATCTGTCCAACCTGAGTGGTTTGGTGCTGGACGAAGCTGATGAAATGCTGCGTATGGGCTTCATCGAAGATGTTGAAAACATCATGGCTCAGATCCCTGCTGAACATCAGACTGCGCTGTTCTCTGCGACCATGCCTGAAGCGATTCGCCGCATTACGCGCCGTTTCATGAAAGATCCGCAAGAAGTTCGCATTCAATCAAGCATTACTACGCGTCCAGACATCAGCCAGAGCTACTGGACGGTGCAGGGTATGCGTAAAAATGACGCGCTGGTACGTTTCCTGGAAGCGGAAGATTTTGATGCGGCGATTATTTTCGTTCGTACCAAAAATGCGACGTTGGAAGTGGCCGAAGCCCTGGAGCGTAGTGGTTACAACAGCGCCGCGCTGAACGGTGACATGAATCAGGCGCTGCGTGAGCAAACGCTGGAGCGTCTGAAAGATGGTCGTCTGGATATCCTGATCGCGACCGACGTTGCGGCGCGTGGTCTGGACGTTGAGCGTATCAGCCTGGTAGTTAACTACGATATCCCGATGGATGCTGAGTCTTACGTTCACCGTATTGGCCGTACCGGTCGTGCTGGTCGTGCGGGCCGTGCTCTGCTGTTCGTCGAAAACCGTGAACGTCGCCTGCTGCGCAACGTTGAGCGCACAATGAAGCTGACCATTCCTGAAGTGGAATTGCCAAACGCAGAATTGCTGGGTCAACGCCGTCTGGCTAAGTTCGCCGCTAAAGTACAGCAACAGCTGGAAAGCAGCGATCTGGACATGTACCGTGCGCTACTGGCAAAACTGCAACCGCAGGAAGAGCTGGATGTCGAAACGCTGGCCGCTGCGCTGCTGAAAATGGCGCAGGGTGAACGCCCTCTGATTCTGCCGCCAGATCCGGTATTCCGTCCTCGTCGCGAATTCCGCGATCGTGATGAGTCTCGCAGTGATTCACGTGGCGATCGTCGTCGTGATCCTCGCGATTCTCGTGACAGCCGTGACGGTGACCGTCCACAACGTCGTGAGCGTCGTGATGCTGGTGAGATGGAACTGTATCGTATTGAAGTGGGTCGTGATGACGGCGTTGAAGTTCGCCACATTGTTGGTGCTATCGCCAATGAAGGTGATATCAGCAGCCGCTACATCGGTAACATCAAGCTGTTCGCGTCTCACTCGACGATTGAACTGCCGAAAGGTATGCCGGGCGACCTGTTATCACATTTCACCCGTACGCGTATTCTGAACAAACCAATGAATATGCAGTTGATGGGGGATGCAGTTGCACAGCCAGAACGTCGTGGCGGTGGTCGTCCTGGTGGCGAACGTCGTGATGGCGCAGCACCACGCCGCTCTTTCGGCGGTGGTGAACGCCGTGAAGGTAACAGCGGTGAGCGTCGCGAGCGTTCTTTCAACCGTGATGCCGCACCGCGCGCTCCACGTCGTCGTCCTGCTGACGCATAA
- a CDS encoding U32 family peptidase: MKYALGNILYYWPKEDVEAFYQAAVNSSADIIYLGETVCSKRRLMKVADWFNVAREVANSGKQVVISTLALLQAPSELTELKRYVENGEFLLEANDLGAVNIAAERNLPFVAGHALNCYNAYTLRVLHKQGMVRWCMPVELSRDWLQNLLNQCDELGFRHQFEVEVLSYGHLPLAYSARCFTARSEDRPKDECETCCLSYPQGRKMLSQENQQVFVLNGIQTQSGYCYNLGNELTSMQDLVDIVRLSPNDISTPAMLDKFRANEQGNAPLTLENQADCNGYWRRVAGLELVQ, translated from the coding sequence ATGAAATACGCATTAGGGAATATTCTCTACTATTGGCCGAAAGAGGATGTTGAGGCGTTTTATCAGGCCGCGGTGAACAGCAGCGCCGATATCATTTATCTCGGTGAAACGGTGTGCAGCAAGCGCCGCCTGATGAAGGTGGCAGACTGGTTCAACGTTGCTCGTGAGGTCGCCAACAGCGGAAAGCAGGTGGTGATCTCTACTCTGGCGCTCTTACAAGCGCCGTCTGAGCTTACCGAGCTAAAACGCTATGTGGAGAACGGCGAGTTCTTGCTGGAAGCGAACGATCTGGGCGCAGTTAACATCGCCGCCGAACGCAATCTGCCGTTTGTCGCCGGACATGCGCTCAACTGCTATAACGCGTATACGCTGCGAGTCCTGCATAAACAAGGCATGGTGCGCTGGTGCATGCCAGTTGAGCTATCCCGAGACTGGCTGCAAAACTTACTGAACCAATGCGACGAGCTTGGCTTTCGCCATCAGTTTGAAGTGGAAGTGCTCAGCTATGGCCATTTACCGTTAGCCTATTCCGCTCGCTGCTTTACCGCTCGTTCAGAAGATCGGCCGAAGGATGAATGCGAAACCTGCTGTCTCAGCTATCCGCAAGGAAGAAAAATGCTGTCGCAGGAGAACCAGCAGGTGTTTGTCCTCAACGGCATTCAGACGCAAAGCGGCTATTGCTACAACCTCGGCAACGAACTGACGTCAATGCAAGATCTGGTCGATATCGTCAGGCTATCCCCGAACGATATCAGCACGCCGGCGATGCTGGATAAATTTCGCGCCAACGAACAAGGCAATGCACCATTAACGCTGGAAAATCAGGCGGATTGCAACGGCTACTGGCGTCGCGTCGCTGGCCTTGAACTCGTTCAATAA
- the yrbN gene encoding protein YrbN — MKMTENFHDELCRLAAMFNEARVHD; from the coding sequence ATGAAAATGACTGAAAATTTTCACGACGAGTTATGTAGACTGGCCGCCATGTTTAATGAGGCACGTGTACATGACTGA